The Tripterygium wilfordii isolate XIE 37 chromosome 23, ASM1340144v1, whole genome shotgun sequence genomic sequence ATAGTGATAAATCCTGCTTTTGGTGAAATTATCTCATTCTTTCAGTTCTCAAAACCGTGAGGGCTCTTCGGTGTTCGACTTTTAGATACCCATAGACTAGTATTAGGTGTCTCATAAGTGAATCAATTATGTCTTGTATCGCGCCACACAAATCTCTGTATTGCAAGCTTTTCTGTTAGATTCTTATACAGTAGGTGTATCGAGTATTGACATGAAATCTGCCTGTTGAGAAATATCGTCTGAAACGTATTGACTGCCAAAAggttttaaaaactatgatcattttcaaatatatctaATATAAGAACTTCAACTGCCGAAAATCTTGTATATGAGGCATTCAATTATGATCAGCAAACGATGAAAAAGTGACATAATCGAATGTTTTCTTGTGGTGTAATCTTCTGGAGAGGTAGGaactatctatctatctatctatatatatgtgtgtgtgtgtgtggccATATTCCAGTAAAAAAAATGTGGTTATACTAGCTGTCTGAAAATGTAAATATCTACAAATTACTGAATAAAAAATGCTTGTTCTCACTAGTTTTTAAAGCTTATAACATAGGAATAACCACATGATTGCATCAGCAAATATATGCAACAATAACCAAAGAGACTATGAAAGAAAGGTTACTTACTAGGCTACCGATGGCTTCGTAGCTAGGAGAAAGCAACTTAGCCAACAAGTTGTTCTTCAGCTCTTTGTTTGGAACAGAGCCAAGTACTAGACTTACTGCAATGACAACTTCTTCCTCAACTTCGAAACATAAATTTCTTTTCCTTAAAGCCTAAGAAATCCATCACAATTTACAATGAGCACAAGAAATCATTAGAACGTCAAGGAGATTGATAGAGAAAAACAAGATCATGAGAGACTCAAAGAATAGAAATAGAATACAGCAACCATGAACAAAAAATGTTATATTACATATAtcagattttaaaaaatagaatatCCATTACCTCTCCTATCCATATTAAAATTTCCAGATTCATTGGTTCACAGATTATTGCAGAAGCATCTTCACAAACTTTACGCAATGCTAAGGCAGAAGCATTTGAGGACAGAGGCTCGGAAATCCCTACAGCGAGAAACATTctgaaaagagaaaataagACAGAGTGGAGCTACACGATGTAAACAAGAGACATTTAGAAGATATAGAGAACAGAAAATAATGTGAAACAAGATATACTAGTAGGCAGTAGCTGATGCTTTGAAATGTTACATGTTAAATATATTCAGACTGAACTAAGAAGTATAAACTGTAGATGGGAAAACTTATACAGTGACAGAAGAGTGTCCTCACAGTAAAGGCCTAGCATTGGTTTGAAAAGTGCATATCCACTTGGAATAGGAACCAACAACTTCCGCAAGTGACCTGTATACCTAAAATGGGAAAATTTTCTCAGTTACATAGAATAATTAACCTGATACATATAGATCCTGGCAGGCATGAAGTTCTAAAATTCTTCACGAAACACAacatcattgaaaaaaatattgtctaacaagaaattaaaaaattatgaaaacagAATAATTTCCCACATACAATGCGCATAATTCCTTTAGGCTCATCATGGGGCGAACTGGATAACATAGTCACCAACTGCATAATGGCAGAGAAGTCAAAACTTTGGCCTTCTTGCGGAACAATTTCAGCGACCTGAACGCAAAACATATAGAGTTTAAGAATGCATTGAGCAGTATCAATATTTGCAGGTTGTCAATATCCACCGATTCATTTTAAATATGGCAAGTACACAAGTGAGCATTTCTCAACGATTTCCATATAACCAGAGTGCAAGCTTGAAACCAAAAGCATTACCAGCACAAAGAACCATCTTACCCGATAAAAAAAATGGTGGCCGAACGAGGGTTTACAAAGGATTTTTCCACAAGTTAGGCTTGTTTTCTGGTGGTGACAGGACAAGTCAAGTTACTTTTGGAAGCAAGGTGTGCTTGAGGCCAAGGATATATGAAGCCACAAAATAAAGCTTTTGGGACAAATGGATGAGGCGATTTAAGAAACACCAACCAGATCTTTATCAGAGTACAAAAATGGGTATGCTGGAAAACATAGAAGAAGAGTTGAGGCACTATAGACTAGCGGCTTGTCACCAAAGCCTTTTCCTCAAACATCTTCGGTAAACGGGGGCAACAAATCCCAGAATTTACTTTCACATTATGATGTTTAAGTTAGGGAAATCTCTTTTATTTGATAGAAGAAATGACATAAAACAGCATATTGAAGGTTGACATTTGAAGCACACAAGACGTCTAAATCCTTTGGGCTTGATGATTGGACAGATTTTAAGATTAAAATGCAATAAGGCCACAAATTATTGGGGCCATTGCAGGTTctgataattttaattttagttgTACAATATTATGCAACAAGAATAagtcaaaatatttgatatCAAAGAATCTCAAAAAGTCTAAAAACCCTTGATTGAAAACATGGAAGGTGAAAATTAGAATTCAGGTAGCCAACCACCAATATATTAGAATTGAGGTTTACTGAATTCAGCTGTACAATCATGGACACTGGTATATTGGTACAGCACTacctttgattttttattttttttttcatttttttgagtGAAAAGAACTTTTACTCATTGGCACCAAGGTTGTGCCCCCCAGAATTACAAGGCAGAGAGCAATAACAAGAATTAAGAAGCATCAAAATACTTTAGATCATCACAATGACAAGAAAACCACAATCTCAAAGTACTGAACCATTCATCTAGAGCTCTTCGCCTCTTCATACTTGCTAAGATAAAAAAGACGTGAGTGAATACTTGAAATATGGAAGTGTCTCAAtaaattttccattcaaaaaaggtTGTTTACCAAGACAGGAACAAGATGGAATCGAGTAAAAAAATGTGGAAAAtaaacagaaggaaaaaaaaaaaaaaaacaagttacCATATACAAACAAGGGGGTAAACCAAAAACCATTGCCATCTGGCAACAAAAACTCTAAGATTTGGTTTAATTGGCATTTCAACAAGTGTGAAGATCATAATATAACTCAAATATAAGGCTATAAGCAGAGGACCAAAGTAGTGAATTGTAGTAAGTTCTGCTCACCGCATTAAGAGCAAACAATTTAGTTTCCACCTCTTTCCAAAGTATTGGTGCACTTGCAGATGCCCAAGCACCGAGAAAAAGCTGCAACAAatcaaaatcacatcatcatAGTTTGTGCATAAGTATAAGAGCAAAGagaatataaaatgaaaactaTGGGTGTTGATTTAACTTTGCAAATGTAGACATACAAAAGTTCTTCATTAATGTTATAACTAGTTCATATTTTAGTTTTAAGTGCCCAATCTTGTGAAATGTGTTTACAATTGATCCCATAAAGATCTCAGCCAATGATTAGGCAAAGAAAGAAAtcaacaatttgaaatgcaatttccacttttttgaatggaaaatttaTTATAGAGGAGGGGTGCTGTTCAACAAATATTGGAAAAATACGGGATAAAACTAGGGTGGTTCGAGATGGCTGTGATGACAAAACAGAGAAATAATGGCTTCCAAAAGCAAAGGATACAGCATCACACTGAAACATAAACATCCAGCATGGATATTTAAGAGCACACAAAGAAAAGTGAAAATAGTCCATTAAAAATACAGCTTCTCGGCTAGTTCAATCTGCATCATATTTTCAAGTATATGCACATAATAAATGTAATCCCTAAAACACGCACCTTTGGTACAAACTTTGAAGATCTTATAAGCTGGCAAATATCCACCAAAAGCTCAACAAGATTGATCCTGAAATGGACAAGACCATCCGGGAGATCAAGGATTCCACTCTCTTCACCAAATGCAGAATCGTCCACCTGTCACAGAAATTGGCCCTCATGTCCTTTAATGGCATCCTCTACAATTCATCACATTTGCAGCAATTTATGATATCAAAACACAGACTCAAAAGCCAGACTCATTAGGCTCCTTACATTTACACCAAGTGCAATTGGATGTGTTTCAGTGTACGACTGTACGTTACACCTCTAAGTTAAGATTGCCTTTTATACCTCACCTTATACAATAAGCATTATATCAGCCGAATAATGATAGGGTGGCCACCTGATTATACTCTCTTCGTCCTCTTTTCTGTACCAGGGAAGTCAAATTTTTGCATCTAATtcttaatataaaatataacataattaaatGGAGGAGACTTCATAATATCAATTGTCGTTgttttcacactcaaagacagTCCAGAAGCTGAGGTCCAATGTTGGTTTACTTGATGACGCTGGGTGGTAGAAAATAAAATCGCCACATCatatttgtttattgttttcatCATTGTATGATTCAAATACTTAGGATTTATGCAGAGTTAACAACACAGTTATCTCATTATAAAACGTTCACAACTGACCATGCTTGTACATTGTCTTCTTCAAGAAAGCATcagaatttttcttttttaaaaaagaaattatttgtcaggaaaaaaaacacCACATTACCATCAGAGTTGACATGTATTGATGTCACTATTACAATTTCATGTAAAGACGAAGAAAAAAGATAGAAGAAGAACCTGAGCACGCAACAAAAGAGCATCTAGTAACATTGAAAATACAGGTGAAAAAAAATCTTCTGGATGATGCCCATTTTTTGCATTGTCCAGATGAATGCCAAGTATATAGCTAGCTAGAGATGACCTACAAAGGAAAGAAGATACAATATGCTCACTATTATCACACTTTACCCAGAGTAGAATGTACCTCTAAAGAAAGAAATTTATGATTCAAAGcagccaaaaaaattaaaatgagaaCTCCATCTGCTTAAAAAGCTACGTGAATGAACTTTGGAAGGAACTTTATGCAAAATCCGAGTCAACAAAATATCAACTtaaaattccaaaggataatgGAATAAAGCAATACTTTAAAGAGTGTGGTGcaacaagaaagaaagatagTATACTGAAGGTGAAGGTGAAGGTAAATATTCTTTGAcagcaagagaaaaaaaagggggaaaaaacacGTCAATAGGAGTATAGATACTACCAAAACTGTAATGTTGACTCTGCAATTTCCCAGCCTTCGCTTGGAAATGCCACACAGCTGCAAGTATAGTAAGCATGTTAGATATAACAGCGAAGATATATCAGGCACAAATTCATCAAATGTAAAATCTTATATAAAGAGTATTTACAGTAGGACCTGAcaataacaaaaagaaatatcGCATCTGAAATATGGAACTGAACTAGGGTGATCTGTTCTTCAATTTGGAAACTCGTGGGTATCAGTCGGGTACTTAGCAACAACCTTCCTTCTGTGATTGTGGCTTGGAGCATGATTGGCGGAGACAAGGGAAAAAGGAAAGTTCTAAAGTGCATTCCTATGACTAGTTGTTGGCTGATATGGTTTGagggaaataaaataatatttttggacAAGGAGATTGAAGTAGATGTCTTTGTCAATGAAATGACAAGAATTTTCATTGACACTCTTTATGTCACCATATTAGAAGGCACTCTAAGGCCTaagcataaaaaataatgtaagtaTATGTTTATTGCAATCATGTTCCCATATACATTCTTCACATCTAATAAGAACTTCCGAGCACTGTCTAAAAAGCTAAAAACAAATAGATAGTCCTACAAATGAAAGTCAATAGATTGAGAACTCACCTCAACAGCGAATCTGCAAGTGCAAGGGCTTCAGCACTTGCTTCTACAATCAAAGATGGTGCCTAGTGTTCATTAATGTTTAAGATAAAGTTAGTAAGAAAAACAGATTCACATCATTATGAAATGTAAGCCAAGGATTCAGATCTTCATATAAAAAGGAGATCCTTCTTATACTTACAGCCTGCCCAATTTCTGACATTAAGCAAGCAAGACCACCAATCACTTTCTCATCTCTTGCAGCAAGAGCTGGTAGAAGAAGAGCGTCTTTAAGAAAAGGTACTCTGCTCAACAAAATCTGAGGTAGCCCCTACAGAAGACAGCGCAAAGTTTATACAAGAAAATTTAATCTTTGCCAAATCACCAATATAAATACCATAAGCCAGCATATGATGATACATCAAACTAAAGATGCAGTAGAAACTGTACTTTACAAACTATTTGGTAACTTCAAATAGCCTAAATATTGGGCAGCACCCATATGATACACAAACAATTATCAGATTAAATGAAGACACTAATTGATGAAAGCCAATTATTACCTCAATCAGATTAAAAGTCCAATGtgtatattcatgtttctttccAAGAACATCAAAAACACTGACTCGAGTACCATGGAGATCCAAAAGCTATGAAATTTATCAAAATTATATTGGCCTTTCCTAAGATCTCTCCAAACATCATATAAGCTGCTGCTGACTTTAATGAGATTTTTGGACCATCAGAAAAGATGGGAGGCAGGGAGTTTGGCAGTACTTCCAGAACTGgcttttggatgaatgccactGGATTTTGTGATTTGGATTGTGTTGGGAATATTTTTACCTGGAGAATAGAGAGGAAAGGCATAATTGTAATACAGGAGAGTATGGATCAGGGGATGGCTTCGGATAAATGCTGTGGAATTTTTCCACAATCAAAGCTGCCTTGTTCAACAACAAGAAAAAGGTAAAAAATAGGCCTTTCAAAGAGTATTTTTGAGCTAAAATTCAGAACCCAATTAAAAGACTAACCAAGAGCATAAAATGTATGACACTAAACAAGAACATTACAAACATAAAGCAAGACAATTTTGCAAGCATAAAAAGATGATGCAAATGATACACAATGATCGTTGTAGTTGGCAAAAGCATACCTCATGTCGACTAATGAGTTCTACAAGAACTTCAATTGCCAGATCAAATGTAGATGAAATCTGCATCCATCATTGTAAAATAGTTATTTAATAATGACAATGATATTGATAAAGCTACATAAAGAAGAACAAGTAATATAAATACTGCTGTGTCAATAATCCATTTGATTAAAATAATTTACCTGTAAAGAGTTGAATACAAAATTTAGAAGTGGGTGTGCCAGCAAAGAGCCCTGAGGAACCTCTGAGAAGCACCCAGCTCGAACCTAAGCGCAAGAATGCAATTTCATGAGATAATCAGAAACgtgaaacaagcaagttaatcaGAAATACAAAACCAGTAATATAGGCATGGGAATATGTCACTCAAGTTGATTGTATTAAATGCATGACTCATATCAAATTTAAACAACAATGATTCAATATATCATGAGATTACGGACACGAACTTATATTTAAACATTGCAATTTACTCATAGACAGAACTCTGAACATCTTACCCAACTCAATAAGCAGCGGAGAATCTTTCTATTCATTTGATGCAGCGGAATACTATCATCAAACCTTTTCTGGGATAGTTGGAGTAGGAACTCAAGAACCATGGAGGTATGCATGAGAAGCTGATTCAAACACAAACATGAGAGAAAACAAATGGAAGTAGCGTGGGAACATAAAGATGAACCTATTAGCTGTAAAAGAAGATTCTAAACCTCTTGGCCATACTGGCTTCTGCAGGCTGAACTCTTGTTATAATCAGTAATTTGATTGTCAACAAGTTCTTCCGGGAGAATAGTAAGCATCTCGAGAACAGCAAGATTGCCATCATCCTGGTTCTGTAGATTCTGGAGACTATAGAAAAGCTGCTCAATAGGTTTTCCATGCTCAGCAAACAGCAGCAAAGCGTTAAGTGCAAGACAGATTTGTGTTAAAAGCTGtcattaaaaataacaaaagatcATCTACAATACATCTCATTCAACACCTTGCGAAAATATGACAAATACCACAGCAAAGAAAAGGTAAGGTATCATCAGTTTTtgtttctaaaaaaatttagcCCCCATATTAGCATCTGCTTTAAAAACAGAGCACCAGAAGAGTCAAACTGAGGGGTGGGTGCAGTGGAGCAAAATAAGCACCTGAGGAGGGCCTGAACTAAATTTTTTGGCAGCCACTAGAAGAGAATTCAGCAAAGCATCTTTAACTCCTGCTTGCAACTGATgtccttcattttgaatctgtAATTCGGCAGAAACATGGATTTATACCACCCATATTAGTTACCAAATAACCCAATA encodes the following:
- the LOC119993213 gene encoding importin-13 isoform X3; translation: MDLPIKVAQAIHVLNHDTHSCNRVTANQWLVQFQQTEAAWEVAISLLTSDQPFIADFEVEFFAAQMLKRKLLTQICLALNALLLFAEHGKPIEQLFYSLQNLQNQDDGNLAVLEMLTILPEELVDNQITDYNKSSACRSQYGQELLMHTSMVLEFLLQLSQKRFDDSIPLHQMNRKILRCLLSWVRAGCFSEVPQGSLLAHPLLNFVFNSLQISSTFDLAIEVLVELISRHEGLPQILLSRVPFLKDALLLPALAARDEKVIGGLACLMSEIGQAAPSLIVEASAEALALADSLLSCVAFPSEGWEIAESTLQFWSSLASYILGIHLDNAKNGHHPEDFFSPVFSMLLDALLLRAQVDDSAFGEESGILDLPDGLVHFRINLVELLVDICQLIRSSKFVPKLFLGAWASASAPILWKEVETKLFALNAVAEIVPQEGQSFDFSAIMQLVTMLSSSPHDEPKGIMRIVYRSLAEVVGSYSKWICTFQTNARPLLMFLAVGISEPLSSNASALALRKVCEDASAIICEPMNLEILIWIGEALRKRNLCFEVEEEVVIAVSLVLGSVPNKELKNNLLAKLLSPSYEAIGSLIDEDHSSIINNAATYAQVLSAAGRGLHRMGTVLNHISTHVQPAADDPVLVVLGVFWPVLEKLFRSKHMENSNLSTAACRALSLAIQSSVACFAGQHFETWLPKLLDCLTTNFLLFQSHDCYIRTASIVIEEFSHKDEYGPLFVTTFERFTQAASIVGLNSSYICDQEPDLVEAYTNFASTFVRSSPKEVLTASGSLLEASFHKAAICCTAMHRGAALAAMSYLSCFLEVGLDALLEPITCLSDGSFSGMAVQVISHSGEGLMSNLLYALLGISAMSRVHKCATILQQLAAICNLSERTTWKAVLCWESLCGWLHAAVQALPVEYFKQGEAETLIPIWSKALVGAASDYLVSKNCDDGKSNYGHMQGKGGRVLKRLVREFADCHRNVQI
- the LOC119993213 gene encoding transportin MOS14 isoform X2, translating into MDLPIKVAQAIHVLNHDTHSCNRVTANQWLVQFQQTEAAWEVAISLLTSDQPFIADFEVEFFAAQMLKRKIQNEGHQLQAGVKDALLNSLLVAAKKFSSGPPQLLTQICLALNALLLFAEHGKPIEQLFYSLQNLQNQDDGNLAVLEMLTILPEELVDNQITDYNKSSACRSQYGQELLMHTSMVLEFLLQLSQKRFDDSIPLHQMNRKILRCLLSWVRAGCFSEVPQGSLLAHPLLNFVFNSLQISSTFDLAIEVLVELISRHEGLPQILLSRVPFLKDALLLPALAARDEKVIGGLACLMSEIGQAAPSLIVEASAEALALADSLLSCVAFPSEGWEIAESTLQFWSSLASYILGIHLDNAKNGHHPEDFFSPVFSMLLDALLLRAQVDDSAFGEESGILDLPDGLVHFRINLVELLVDICQLIRSSKFVPKLFLGAWASASAPILWKEVETKLFALNAVAEIVPQEGQSFDFSAIMQLVTMLSSSPHDEPKGIMRIVYRSLAEVVGSYSKWICTFQTNARPLLMFLAVGISEPLSSNASALALRKVCEDASAIICEPMNLEILIWIGEALRKRNLCFEVEEEVVIAVSLVLGSVPNKELKNNLLAKLLSPSYEAIGSLIDEDHSSIINNAATYAQVLSAAGRGLHRMGTVLNHISTHVQPAADDPVLVVLGVFWPVLEKLFRSKHMENSNLSTAACRALSLAIQSSGQHFETWLPKLLDCLTTNFLLFQSHDCYIRTASIVIEEFSHKDEYGPLFVTTFERFTQAASIVGLNSSYICDQEPDLVEAYTNFASTFVRSSPKEVLTASGSLLEASFHKAAICCTAMHRGAALAAMSYLSCFLEVGLDALLEPITCLSDGSFSGMAVQVISHSGEGLMSNLLYALLGISAMSRVHKCATILQQLAAICNLSERTTWKAVLCWESLCGWLHAAVQALPVEYFKQGEAETLIPIWSKALVGAASDYLVSKNCDDGKSNYGHMQGKGGRVLKRLVREFADCHRNVQI
- the LOC119993213 gene encoding transportin MOS14 isoform X1; protein product: MDLPIKVAQAIHVLNHDTHSCNRVTANQWLVQFQQTEAAWEVAISLLTSDQPFIADFEVEFFAAQMLKRKIQNEGHQLQAGVKDALLNSLLVAAKKFSSGPPQLLTQICLALNALLLFAEHGKPIEQLFYSLQNLQNQDDGNLAVLEMLTILPEELVDNQITDYNKSSACRSQYGQELLMHTSMVLEFLLQLSQKRFDDSIPLHQMNRKILRCLLSWVRAGCFSEVPQGSLLAHPLLNFVFNSLQISSTFDLAIEVLVELISRHEGLPQILLSRVPFLKDALLLPALAARDEKVIGGLACLMSEIGQAAPSLIVEASAEALALADSLLSCVAFPSEGWEIAESTLQFWSSLASYILGIHLDNAKNGHHPEDFFSPVFSMLLDALLLRAQVDDSAFGEESGILDLPDGLVHFRINLVELLVDICQLIRSSKFVPKLFLGAWASASAPILWKEVETKLFALNAVAEIVPQEGQSFDFSAIMQLVTMLSSSPHDEPKGIMRIVYRSLAEVVGSYSKWICTFQTNARPLLMFLAVGISEPLSSNASALALRKVCEDASAIICEPMNLEILIWIGEALRKRNLCFEVEEEVVIAVSLVLGSVPNKELKNNLLAKLLSPSYEAIGSLIDEDHSSIINNAATYAQVLSAAGRGLHRMGTVLNHISTHVQPAADDPVLVVLGVFWPVLEKLFRSKHMENSNLSTAACRALSLAIQSSVACFAGQHFETWLPKLLDCLTTNFLLFQSHDCYIRTASIVIEEFSHKDEYGPLFVTTFERFTQAASIVGLNSSYICDQEPDLVEAYTNFASTFVRSSPKEVLTASGSLLEASFHKAAICCTAMHRGAALAAMSYLSCFLEVGLDALLEPITCLSDGSFSGMAVQVISHSGEGLMSNLLYALLGISAMSRVHKCATILQQLAAICNLSERTTWKAVLCWESLCGWLHAAVQALPVEYFKQGEAETLIPIWSKALVGAASDYLVSKNCDDGKSNYGHMQGKGGRVLKRLVREFADCHRNVQI